In Halobacteriovorax marinus SJ, the following proteins share a genomic window:
- a CDS encoding peptidylprolyl isomerase has product MSQISAQHILVDHEYEITDLLKKIEEGKTFEELARDYSNCPSGKDGGSLGSFGKGMMVKPFEQAAFALKVGEVSGAVRTQFGYHLIKRTA; this is encoded by the coding sequence ATGTCACAAATATCTGCACAACATATTCTTGTAGACCACGAATATGAAATCACTGATCTCTTAAAGAAAATTGAAGAGGGAAAGACTTTTGAAGAGCTAGCAAGAGATTACTCGAATTGCCCATCGGGAAAAGATGGTGGAAGTTTGGGATCTTTTGGAAAGGGAATGATGGTCAAGCCATTTGAGCAAGCCGCCTTTGCTTTAAAAGTTGGAGAAGTTTCTGGAGCTGTCCGAACTCAATTTGGATATCATTTAATTAAGCGTACGGCCTAG
- a CDS encoding FecR family protein — MFKIFITLFIIFNIQANDVGQILYVKGIVKVKTGENVSNAEKGSPLKNKSIIQSGKDSLAIISLSDGSKIKLNSESKIIVSISKNEPPQVGLFNGSSFFSVLKSKVMKQDKFIVKTKNAALGVRGTQFFVSYGKKSGQDEWMCVNEGEVAVRPKGKATKVLVKKGEGVQIKSKQEVSTPKPLAWTQKLNWNFNENSSELENKVNIEDAYTDILDQDYD; from the coding sequence ATGTTTAAGATATTCATCACTCTTTTTATAATATTCAATATTCAAGCTAATGATGTAGGACAAATTCTCTACGTAAAAGGAATTGTAAAGGTTAAAACAGGTGAGAATGTATCGAATGCTGAAAAAGGAAGTCCTCTTAAAAATAAATCAATCATTCAATCAGGGAAAGACTCCCTTGCCATCATCTCTCTCAGTGATGGTTCTAAAATTAAATTAAATAGTGAAAGTAAAATAATTGTCTCAATCTCAAAGAATGAGCCTCCACAAGTTGGACTCTTCAACGGAAGTTCATTCTTCAGTGTTCTAAAAAGCAAGGTTATGAAACAAGACAAATTCATTGTAAAAACTAAGAATGCTGCCCTAGGAGTGAGAGGAACTCAATTCTTTGTGAGTTACGGAAAGAAGAGTGGTCAAGATGAGTGGATGTGCGTAAATGAAGGAGAAGTTGCCGTTAGACCTAAAGGTAAAGCGACAAAAGTCTTAGTCAAAAAAGGCGAAGGTGTTCAAATTAAAAGTAAGCAAGAGGTCTCTACTCCTAAACCTCTGGCGTGGACACAGAAGCTAAATTGGAACTTCAATGAAAACTCTAGTGAGCTCGAAAATAAAGTTAATATTGAAGATGCGTACACTGATATCTTGGATCAAGACTATGATTAA
- a CDS encoding disulfide oxidoreductase, with the protein MIDLKENQTAWYLIFICWAIAFIATAGSLFFSQVMEFPPCELCWYQRIFMYPLVIFFVISLINLEASAFKYSLPLVILGWITSLYHNLLHYGIVPESASPCREGVSCADIWINWLGFITIPMMSFFAFSIILIILTIFYRRYLR; encoded by the coding sequence ATGATTGATTTAAAAGAGAACCAAACCGCTTGGTATTTAATTTTTATTTGCTGGGCCATTGCCTTCATTGCAACAGCTGGAAGCTTATTCTTTAGTCAGGTAATGGAGTTCCCCCCTTGTGAGCTTTGCTGGTATCAAAGAATTTTCATGTATCCGCTTGTTATCTTCTTTGTCATAAGCTTGATAAACTTAGAAGCTAGTGCCTTTAAATACTCTCTTCCTCTAGTTATTCTTGGATGGATCACTTCCCTCTACCACAATTTACTTCACTACGGCATTGTTCCAGAGAGCGCCTCACCATGTAGAGAGGGAGTTTCTTGTGCAGATATTTGGATCAATTGGCTTGGCTTTATCACAATTCCGATGATGTCCTTCTTTGCCTTTAGTATAATTTTAATCATTCTCACCATCTTTTATAGGAGATACTTAAGATGA
- a CDS encoding GreA/GreB family elongation factor gives MNKKKLLANLIDQIKVELEKAKAAYDTSKSATRDPDFKSESKWDTRSIEAGYLAGAQKVRVDELEMDLNVIEELAADSLSKKPTVTIGSLVEIKFNNLVKKYFITPAAGGYIVNVDDEVALTISVFSPIGNEVLDLEEGDSFEVEMNGESREYEIISFC, from the coding sequence ATGAATAAAAAGAAGTTACTAGCTAATTTAATAGATCAAATAAAGGTTGAGTTAGAAAAGGCGAAGGCAGCCTATGACACTTCAAAAAGTGCAACCAGAGACCCTGACTTTAAGTCGGAGAGTAAGTGGGACACTAGAAGTATTGAGGCCGGTTATTTGGCCGGAGCGCAAAAGGTTCGTGTTGATGAGTTAGAGATGGATTTAAATGTTATTGAAGAATTAGCAGCGGACTCTCTTTCAAAAAAGCCAACTGTTACTATCGGCTCTCTAGTTGAGATTAAGTTTAATAATCTAGTGAAGAAATACTTTATTACTCCTGCTGCTGGTGGATATATTGTTAACGTAGATGATGAGGTTGCTCTCACTATTTCGGTTTTTTCTCCAATTGGAAATGAAGTTCTAGACCTTGAAGAGGGTGATAGTTTCGAAGTTGAGATGAACGGTGAGTCTAGGGAGTACGAAATTATTTCATTTTGTTAA
- a CDS encoding sensor histidine kinase has translation MEKRFNFWGTLESKELEREFLNSKWNENKNYIFLTYFLCCFFFLLAGVFGDFQRAFHIASAKDLLLFRVFLLMISMVFFVIYGRVQTRPKYLELWLDAMKYLSTAIIVLLTFCTQGTSLTLLPGSMMMVIGFYMILPGRIFSSTICALALMLNFLFLQDARLTYGVEVHRYMAFMLFAIEVLLCTFKIKHDKWARGEFISQKELDGLNSAKDKILATIGHDVRSPLVIMLSRAESSLISLENNELDKVKKSQEIIMRTVLKLDGMLSDIVNWAISELQQGRESRSFLNIEESINEAVEFNFELAKEKMINIKKNTTPCKFLYEHRMVSICFRNIISNAVKFSPGNSTIEINGERVGDHYILRVEDEGPGMDEELITKIKRGENFNRHPGTEGEMGTGLGLRLVRNVLDKHGAEMELSPRENKGMSFIVKFPVVGEKNA, from the coding sequence ATGGAAAAGAGATTTAACTTCTGGGGCACACTCGAGTCCAAAGAATTAGAAAGAGAATTTTTAAATAGTAAGTGGAACGAAAATAAGAACTATATTTTCTTAACTTATTTTCTTTGTTGTTTCTTCTTTCTCTTGGCCGGAGTTTTTGGGGATTTCCAGAGAGCATTTCACATAGCTAGCGCTAAAGATCTCTTACTTTTTAGAGTTTTTCTATTGATGATATCCATGGTCTTCTTTGTTATCTATGGCAGGGTTCAAACGCGACCAAAGTATTTAGAACTTTGGTTAGATGCGATGAAGTATCTCTCCACCGCCATTATAGTGCTCTTAACTTTTTGTACACAGGGAACAAGCTTAACTCTACTTCCTGGATCAATGATGATGGTCATTGGTTTTTATATGATTCTTCCTGGTCGTATTTTCTCTTCTACCATTTGCGCTCTCGCACTGATGTTGAATTTTTTATTTCTACAAGATGCCAGACTTACTTATGGAGTTGAAGTTCATAGATATATGGCCTTTATGCTCTTTGCGATTGAGGTCCTTCTTTGCACGTTTAAGATTAAGCATGACAAATGGGCGAGAGGAGAGTTTATTTCGCAAAAAGAACTTGATGGTCTTAATAGTGCTAAAGATAAAATCTTAGCAACTATTGGTCACGATGTGAGAAGTCCTCTTGTGATCATGCTCTCTAGAGCAGAGTCGAGTCTTATTAGTCTGGAAAATAATGAGTTAGATAAAGTTAAGAAGTCTCAAGAAATTATCATGAGAACCGTTTTAAAATTAGATGGAATGCTTAGTGATATTGTGAACTGGGCAATATCAGAGCTACAACAAGGAAGAGAATCTAGAAGCTTTCTTAATATTGAAGAGAGTATCAATGAAGCTGTAGAATTTAATTTTGAATTAGCTAAAGAGAAGATGATTAATATAAAGAAGAACACGACTCCTTGTAAGTTTCTCTATGAGCATCGAATGGTCTCTATATGCTTTAGAAATATAATCTCTAATGCCGTAAAGTTCAGTCCTGGTAACTCTACAATTGAAATTAATGGAGAAAGAGTCGGTGATCACTATATTCTTCGAGTTGAAGACGAGGGACCTGGAATGGATGAGGAACTTATTACAAAAATTAAAAGAGGTGAGAACTTCAACCGTCACCCTGGAACAGAGGGAGAGATGGGAACAGGTCTAGGTCTTCGCTTAGTTCGAAATGTTTTAGATAAACACGGCGCAGAGATGGAATTAAGCCCAAGAGAAAATAAAGGAATGTCTTTCATTGTTAAATTTCCTGTTGTTGGAGAAAAGAATGCATAA
- a CDS encoding DsbA family protein, with the protein MSKNKVIVLATTVFVILGFVSAAIFYKTHQEEQDSKAAKEKETLFIRNHSPQMGPDDAPVKLVEFMDPECESCRMFFPFVKNLMKKYEGKIQLTIRYVPFHGNSKFAIAILESARKQGKYWETLEILFKNQPAWGNHHQPRPELIWNYLPMVGLDVDQIKKDYKDPAWTKIIEQDFADARELGVRATPTFFINGMPLRSFGYQQLEDQIKENL; encoded by the coding sequence ATGAGTAAAAATAAAGTAATCGTTCTGGCCACAACTGTATTCGTTATCTTAGGTTTCGTATCCGCCGCCATTTTCTACAAAACACACCAAGAAGAGCAAGACTCTAAAGCAGCTAAGGAGAAAGAAACTCTCTTCATAAGAAATCACTCTCCTCAGATGGGACCTGACGATGCTCCCGTTAAGTTAGTTGAGTTCATGGACCCAGAATGTGAGAGTTGTAGAATGTTCTTTCCGTTTGTTAAAAATTTAATGAAGAAATATGAAGGAAAGATTCAACTCACTATTCGTTACGTCCCTTTTCATGGAAATTCAAAATTTGCGATCGCCATCTTAGAGTCCGCAAGAAAGCAAGGAAAGTACTGGGAGACTTTAGAGATTCTCTTTAAGAATCAACCAGCATGGGGAAATCACCATCAACCAAGACCTGAGCTTATCTGGAATTATCTACCAATGGTTGGTCTAGATGTTGACCAGATAAAGAAAGATTATAAAGACCCTGCTTGGACAAAAATTATTGAGCAAGACTTTGCCGATGCTAGAGAGCTGGGAGTAAGAGCGACGCCAACTTTCTTTATTAACGGTATGCCACTTAGAAGTTTTGGTTACCAACAACTAGAAGATCAAATCAAAGAAAATCTCTAA
- a CDS encoding peptidylprolyl isomerase: MHKSLARYRARHILLEDVEDAQYVLEKLQQGEDFGELAKELSECNSSQKGGDLGLFVSGQVAPEVERAIYHLKIDEISEPVESEYGFHIIQRLAL; the protein is encoded by the coding sequence ATGCATAAATCACTCGCTCGCTACAGGGCCCGACATATTTTACTTGAAGATGTAGAGGACGCTCAATATGTCCTAGAGAAGTTACAGCAGGGAGAGGACTTTGGTGAGCTCGCAAAAGAATTATCGGAATGTAATAGCTCTCAAAAGGGTGGAGATTTAGGTCTCTTTGTCTCTGGTCAAGTTGCTCCGGAGGTAGAGCGCGCAATATATCATTTAAAGATTGATGAGATTAGTGAGCCAGTTGAATCTGAATATGGGTTTCACATTATACAGAGATTAGCATTGTAG
- a CDS encoding DEAD/DEAH box helicase encodes MYELRPYQREAVDATVEHFKKRKDPALIVLPTGAGKSLVIAELARIARGRVLSLAHVKELVEQNHDKYESYGNEAGIFSAGLNRKDHTEKVIFGSIQSVARAQGSFFKDFSLLIIDECHRVSMEGETQYQSVISLLKEYNPDLCILGLTATPYRLGLGWIYNYHYRGMEKSEDERFFKKCIYELPLSYMIKNKYLTPPIVIDSPVACYDFSSLTPNQNGNFSTLQIEEILGDQKRVTPGIIGHIIEQASSRAGVMIFTSSVRHAREILGLLPKEISQIVTGETPDFERDSIISSFKERKIKFLVNVSVLTTGFDAPHVDLIALLRPTESVSLYQQIIGRGLRLFEGKKDCLVLDYTGQGHDLFSPEVGNEKVDSDSEAVNVLCPDCGHENIFWGKKSEDGHIIEHYGRKCQGAYEDPETFEISACGFLFRFKICESCGLENDISARECSGCSEVLIDPDTKLKEAMQLKDAHVLRCDTMNFEVDHDKKGRERLSVRYYDYDGEHLSEYFYLARDDQKGAFFHSFVRPHLKNSGQKFDIISPEQVVRISPLFRMPKYVIARKVKNFWKVREKVF; translated from the coding sequence ATGTACGAGTTAAGGCCATACCAAAGAGAAGCAGTGGATGCCACTGTTGAACATTTTAAAAAGCGTAAAGATCCTGCGCTTATTGTTCTACCTACTGGAGCAGGAAAGAGCCTCGTTATTGCTGAACTCGCAAGAATTGCAAGGGGAAGAGTGCTCTCCTTGGCCCACGTAAAAGAATTAGTTGAACAAAATCATGATAAGTATGAGAGCTATGGAAATGAAGCAGGGATTTTCTCTGCTGGATTAAATAGAAAAGATCATACGGAAAAAGTTATCTTTGGCTCGATTCAATCAGTGGCCAGAGCACAGGGGAGCTTCTTTAAAGATTTCTCTCTTTTAATTATCGACGAGTGTCACAGAGTTTCAATGGAAGGGGAGACTCAATATCAGAGTGTGATCTCTCTTTTAAAAGAATATAATCCTGATCTTTGTATTCTTGGTCTTACCGCAACTCCTTATCGTCTAGGTCTTGGATGGATTTATAACTACCACTATAGAGGAATGGAAAAGAGTGAGGATGAGCGCTTTTTTAAGAAGTGTATATATGAGCTTCCTCTTAGCTATATGATTAAGAATAAATATTTAACTCCTCCTATAGTTATCGATTCACCGGTGGCGTGCTACGATTTCTCAAGCCTTACTCCAAATCAAAATGGAAACTTCTCCACCTTACAAATAGAAGAAATTTTAGGTGATCAAAAGAGAGTGACTCCAGGAATAATTGGACACATTATTGAGCAGGCAAGTAGTAGGGCAGGCGTGATGATTTTTACTTCATCAGTGAGACATGCTCGAGAAATTTTAGGGCTCTTGCCTAAAGAGATCTCGCAAATAGTCACTGGAGAGACTCCTGACTTTGAAAGAGATAGCATTATAAGTTCTTTCAAAGAAAGAAAAATAAAGTTTCTAGTTAATGTATCAGTTCTAACAACTGGTTTTGATGCTCCTCATGTAGATTTAATAGCACTACTTAGACCAACAGAGTCTGTAAGTCTCTATCAACAAATTATTGGAAGGGGTCTGAGACTTTTTGAAGGAAAGAAAGATTGTCTGGTTCTAGATTATACGGGACAGGGGCATGATCTTTTTTCTCCTGAAGTTGGCAATGAGAAGGTCGATAGTGACAGTGAGGCCGTAAATGTATTATGCCCTGATTGCGGGCACGAAAATATCTTTTGGGGTAAGAAGTCTGAGGACGGGCATATCATTGAACATTATGGACGAAAGTGCCAAGGTGCCTATGAAGATCCTGAGACATTTGAAATTTCTGCCTGTGGCTTTCTTTTTAGATTTAAAATCTGTGAGAGCTGTGGGCTTGAGAATGATATCTCTGCCAGAGAGTGTAGTGGTTGTTCTGAAGTACTTATAGATCCAGACACTAAGCTAAAAGAGGCCATGCAACTTAAAGACGCCCATGTGCTTAGATGTGATACGATGAATTTTGAAGTTGATCACGACAAAAAAGGTAGAGAAAGATTGAGTGTTCGTTACTATGATTATGATGGAGAGCACTTAAGTGAGTATTTCTATCTCGCTAGAGATGATCAGAAAGGGGCCTTCTTTCATAGCTTTGTTAGGCCCCATTTAAAAAACTCTGGTCAGAAGTTTGATATTATCTCACCAGAGCAAGTTGTAAGAATCTCTCCACTTTTTCGTATGCCCAAATATGTTATCGCCAGAAAGGTGAAGAACTTTTGGAAAGTGAGAGAGAAAGTATTCTAG
- a CDS encoding VOC family protein → MLDFSKAQSVLSKIEEDLKILGINLEEYFIDHICYRVSSSIRYEELKLALEKEHSLLHEAMISNRPISTFKLASPLLYKNHKIPLLELPAPKGEVNYEEGFEHIECVIDESFVDFSNKFKNIEFDWKGAQKSHNPELRIKLGGLSIKFHHQSLEEVIKEELKK, encoded by the coding sequence ATGCTAGATTTTTCAAAAGCACAAAGTGTTCTCAGTAAAATTGAAGAAGATTTAAAAATATTAGGAATCAATCTTGAAGAGTATTTTATAGATCATATTTGCTATAGAGTAAGTTCTAGTATTCGCTACGAAGAGTTGAAGTTAGCACTAGAGAAAGAACACTCTCTCTTGCACGAGGCGATGATTTCAAATCGACCGATTTCAACTTTTAAACTTGCTTCACCACTTCTATATAAGAATCATAAGATTCCACTTCTTGAGTTACCTGCACCCAAGGGAGAGGTCAATTATGAGGAAGGGTTTGAGCATATTGAATGTGTTATCGATGAGAGCTTTGTCGATTTCTCTAATAAGTTCAAAAATATTGAATTCGATTGGAAAGGGGCCCAAAAGTCTCACAACCCTGAGCTTAGAATTAAACTTGGTGGACTAAGTATTAAATTCCATCATCAAAGCCTTGAAGAAGTCATTAAAGAAGAATTAAAAAAATAA
- a CDS encoding urocanate hydratase — MSSEEFKQRILEGIPSVLPPKKPYETQINHAPKRKAILDESEKKLALKNALRYFDKSFHAELIPEFKEELETYGRIYMYRFRPDYKISARSIEDYPYKSKQAAAIMLMLSNNLDYAVAQHPHELITYGGNGAVFQNWAQYLLTMQYLATMTDDQTLALYSGHPAGLFPSHAGAPRVIVTNGMMIPNYSKPDDWEKFNALGVTQYGQMTAGSFMYIGPQGIVHGTTITVLNAGRKISKGDTDLAGKLFVTAGLGGMSGAQPKAAVIAGCIGVVAEINPKAVQTRYEQGWVDEVYSSLDELIPRIQKAKENKEVVSIAYQGNIVNLWERLESENIHVELGSDQTSLHNPWAGGYYPADVDFEESNRLMAEEPEKFQQLVQETLRRHVTAINKLAQKGMYFFDYGNAFLLEASRAGADIMKDDGKFKYPSYVQDIMGPMCFDYGFGPFRWVCTSSEQSDLDTTDEIARDVLKNLMKESPKEIQQQMQDNITWIEGARENNLVVGSKARILYADSDGRVEIALAFNKAIREGKIKSPIVLGRDHHDVSGTDSPYRETSNIYDGSSFTADMAVQNFVGDSFRGATWVSLHNGGGVGWGEVINGGFGMVIDGSAECDQRIKSMLFWDVNNGINRRSWARNEGATFAIKRAMEKEPLLRVTLPNLVDENLL; from the coding sequence ATGAGCAGTGAAGAGTTCAAGCAGAGAATTCTTGAAGGAATCCCAAGCGTACTTCCTCCAAAGAAACCCTACGAAACACAGATCAATCACGCCCCAAAGAGAAAGGCCATTTTAGATGAGTCTGAAAAGAAGCTCGCACTAAAGAATGCTCTTCGCTATTTCGATAAGAGCTTTCATGCAGAATTAATTCCTGAGTTTAAAGAAGAGCTAGAAACATATGGAAGAATCTATATGTACCGCTTTAGACCTGACTATAAAATTTCAGCTAGATCAATTGAGGACTATCCTTATAAGTCTAAGCAAGCTGCGGCCATTATGCTTATGCTTTCAAATAACTTAGACTACGCTGTTGCCCAACATCCACATGAGCTCATTACTTATGGAGGTAATGGTGCCGTTTTTCAAAACTGGGCCCAATATCTTTTAACGATGCAATACCTAGCAACAATGACTGATGATCAAACACTCGCTCTCTACTCTGGTCATCCAGCAGGACTCTTTCCTTCACATGCTGGTGCTCCTAGAGTCATCGTCACAAATGGAATGATGATTCCAAATTATTCAAAGCCAGATGACTGGGAGAAGTTTAATGCTCTAGGTGTAACTCAATACGGTCAAATGACTGCTGGGTCATTTATGTATATTGGTCCTCAGGGAATTGTTCACGGGACAACCATTACTGTTTTAAATGCAGGTAGAAAAATAAGTAAGGGCGATACAGACCTTGCGGGAAAACTCTTCGTAACAGCGGGACTTGGTGGAATGAGTGGAGCCCAACCAAAGGCGGCAGTGATCGCTGGATGCATTGGAGTGGTCGCAGAAATTAACCCTAAGGCCGTACAAACAAGATATGAACAAGGCTGGGTAGATGAAGTTTACAGCTCCCTTGATGAATTAATTCCTAGAATTCAAAAGGCCAAAGAAAATAAGGAAGTCGTCTCTATTGCCTATCAAGGAAATATTGTAAATCTTTGGGAGAGACTTGAGAGTGAAAATATTCATGTTGAACTTGGTTCAGATCAAACTTCACTTCACAATCCTTGGGCAGGTGGATACTACCCTGCAGATGTCGACTTTGAAGAATCAAACCGCTTAATGGCCGAAGAGCCTGAAAAGTTTCAACAACTAGTTCAAGAGACACTTAGAAGACATGTAACTGCCATCAATAAATTAGCGCAAAAGGGAATGTACTTCTTTGATTATGGAAATGCTTTCTTACTCGAAGCCTCAAGAGCTGGCGCAGATATTATGAAAGATGATGGGAAATTCAAATATCCAAGTTACGTTCAAGATATTATGGGACCAATGTGTTTTGACTATGGCTTCGGACCTTTTAGATGGGTTTGTACCAGCTCAGAACAAAGTGACTTAGACACTACAGATGAAATTGCTAGAGATGTTCTAAAGAATTTAATGAAAGAATCTCCAAAAGAGATCCAACAACAAATGCAAGATAATATCACTTGGATTGAAGGCGCGAGAGAAAATAACTTAGTCGTTGGCTCAAAAGCAAGAATCCTCTACGCCGACAGTGATGGAAGAGTTGAAATTGCCCTAGCCTTTAATAAGGCAATCAGAGAGGGAAAAATTAAATCACCTATCGTTCTTGGGCGAGATCACCACGACGTCTCAGGAACAGACTCTCCATACAGAGAGACATCGAATATATATGATGGATCAAGCTTCACTGCCGACATGGCCGTTCAAAACTTTGTAGGAGACTCATTTAGAGGTGCTACTTGGGTCTCTCTACATAATGGTGGAGGCGTTGGCTGGGGAGAAGTTATTAACGGAGGCTTTGGAATGGTTATCGACGGAAGCGCGGAGTGTGATCAAAGAATTAAGTCAATGCTCTTTTGGGACGTTAATAACGGAATAAATAGAAGAAGCTGGGCCAGAAATGAAGGTGCTACTTTTGCAATAAAAAGAGCAATGGAAAAAGAGCCTCTATTGAGAGTGACTCTACCTAATTTAGTCGACGAAAATTTATTATAA
- a CDS encoding M14 family metallopeptidase: MIKNIVALLLLVAFVQSARSHSGANHFQETQRSIYASIKFEDYPKGMQAIQKLDLDVTGVDKKNKIADVFVTTEQYKALKELNFRIIENKSSKALKAVDEKYKSPDEIEAILKEWEKENSDIAKLHIIGQSSEGRNIYAMKISDNVSLKEDGESAILFNSMHHAREVMSPEVTLDIIESLITNYKTDAKIKNYVDSNEIWVVPMINVDGNAKVWSGSSMWRKNTNYGHGVDINRNYPYLWGTCNGSSGWTWSSTYRGPTAGSEPESKALMNLVKTIRPVFNISYHSYSEIVIYPMGCSGSRTQTKEVVEKIGKEIGESIQYEAGTAWELLYSVDGSDIDWMYNAYQVIPYVIEVNSRSQGFQPNYDKWRDKTVQRNRAAWMKLLDRMSQSGVKGQLDATYPSPESYQIEVRTEAGEIFQNYRINPNGTFHIVLNEGKYTFTLKKGRSTVDSKVVSVESSLKNINF, from the coding sequence ATGATAAAGAATATTGTGGCACTACTACTTCTCGTTGCCTTTGTTCAATCAGCGAGATCTCATTCAGGTGCTAATCACTTTCAAGAAACCCAGAGAAGTATCTACGCTTCTATCAAGTTTGAGGACTACCCTAAAGGTATGCAAGCGATTCAAAAACTTGATCTTGATGTTACAGGTGTTGATAAGAAGAATAAGATTGCTGATGTCTTTGTGACTACCGAGCAGTACAAGGCCCTAAAAGAGCTGAATTTTAGAATTATTGAAAATAAATCATCTAAAGCACTCAAGGCGGTTGATGAGAAATATAAATCTCCCGATGAAATAGAAGCTATTTTAAAAGAATGGGAGAAAGAAAATTCAGACATTGCAAAACTTCATATTATTGGACAATCCTCTGAAGGAAGAAATATCTATGCTATGAAGATTTCTGATAATGTCTCTTTAAAGGAGGATGGAGAATCGGCCATTCTCTTCAATAGTATGCACCACGCTAGAGAAGTGATGTCACCAGAAGTTACTCTAGATATTATAGAGTCATTAATTACCAACTATAAAACAGACGCAAAAATTAAGAACTACGTAGACTCTAATGAGATCTGGGTTGTTCCTATGATAAATGTTGACGGTAACGCGAAAGTTTGGAGTGGTTCAAGTATGTGGAGAAAGAACACGAACTACGGACACGGTGTAGATATTAATAGAAACTATCCATATCTCTGGGGAACATGTAACGGCTCTAGTGGTTGGACATGGTCAAGTACTTACAGAGGTCCAACAGCAGGATCAGAGCCAGAGTCTAAGGCCCTAATGAACCTTGTTAAAACAATTAGACCTGTCTTTAATATCAGTTATCACTCTTATAGCGAAATAGTTATCTACCCTATGGGATGTAGTGGTTCACGAACTCAGACAAAAGAGGTTGTTGAAAAAATTGGAAAAGAAATCGGTGAAAGTATTCAATACGAAGCAGGAACAGCCTGGGAGCTACTCTATTCAGTAGATGGCTCAGACATTGACTGGATGTACAATGCCTATCAAGTTATTCCTTATGTCATTGAAGTCAATAGCAGATCACAAGGCTTTCAACCAAATTACGATAAGTGGAGAGATAAGACCGTTCAAAGAAATAGAGCAGCATGGATGAAGCTATTAGATAGAATGTCTCAATCGGGAGTCAAAGGACAGCTCGATGCAACCTACCCTTCACCAGAGTCTTATCAAATAGAAGTGAGAACTGAAGCGGGTGAGATTTTCCAAAACTATAGAATCAATCCAAACGGGACATTCCACATTGTTTTAAATGAGGGTAAATATACTTTCACTCTTAAAAAAGGTAGAAGCACCGTTGATTCAAAAGTTGTATCAGTAGAATCTAGCTTAAAAAATATTAATTTTTAA